The Henckelia pumila isolate YLH828 chromosome 2, ASM3356847v2, whole genome shotgun sequence genome includes a window with the following:
- the LOC140883045 gene encoding membrane-anchored ubiquitin-fold protein 3-like yields MAEGNKQLELKFRIFDGTDIGHGTYSQSITAATLKQRLLSQWPRDKSIVPKSVNDMKLIYAGKFLENGKTLAESKVLVGDLTGGVITMHVVVQPSITKRRIDKKQAKKQKQGSCSCTIM; encoded by the exons ATGGCTGAAGGAAATAAGCAGCTTGAACTTAAGTTCAGAATTTTTGATGGGACGGATATTGGTCATGGAACCTACTCACAGTCCATTACTGCTGCTACTCTTAAACAGAGACTTCTTTCTCAGTGGCCTCGAG ATAAATCTATCGTACCCAAGTCAGTGAATGATATGAAACTAATATATGCTGGAAAATTTTTGGAGAACGGAAAGACACTGGCTGAGTCTAAAGTACTGGTTGGTGACCTTACTGGAGGTGTCATTACTATGCATGTGGTTGTACAGCCTTCCATAACCAAGCGAAGGATAG ATAAAAAGCAGGCGAAGAAACAGAAACAAGGCTCGTGTTCTTGCACGATTATGTGA